A genomic segment from Oncorhynchus clarkii lewisi isolate Uvic-CL-2024 chromosome 12, UVic_Ocla_1.0, whole genome shotgun sequence encodes:
- the LOC139421202 gene encoding beta-1,3-N-acetylglucosaminyltransferase lunatic fringe-like translates to MSKSYAKKTVVSITSGLFTCLMLLLVVAQHQRVQVDEVPNQREMGTRSLQSMDTLATDGVKAVQQQVNSEAQTKKGFSAYFSKLTRGRREVDKPAGSAQSATDASPAEDISADDIFIAVKTTKKFHQSRLNLLLDTWISRNMQQTYIFTDGEDEELKKKVGSHAINTNCSAAHSRQALSCKMAVEYDKFIESGKKWFCHVDDDNYVNMRTLVKLLSHYPHTQDMYIGKPSLDRPIEATERLGDNKMRPVNFWFATGGAGFCVSRGLALKMSPWASGGHFMNTAEKIRLPDDCTIGYIIESVLGVPLTRSNFFHSHLENLQQVSRSELHKQITLSYGMFENKRNIINMKGAFPVEEDPSRFKSVHCLLYPDTPWCPLQVAY, encoded by the exons ATGTCGAAAAGTTATGCTAAGAAAACGGTTGTTTCTATAACCAGTGGACTATTCACCTGTCTTATGTTGCTCTTGGTAGTCGCGCAGCATCAAAGAGTTCAGGTAGATGAGGTTCCAaaccagagagagatggggacgcGCTCACTCCAGAGCATGGACACCTTGGCTACGGACGGAGTGAAGGCTGTTCAGCAACAGGTCAACTCGGAGGCGCAGACGAAAAAAGGATTCTCTGCGTATTTTTCCAAGTTGACCCGGGGACGGAGAGAGGTGGACAAGCCTGCAGGGTCCGCTCAGTCAGCGACAGATGCGTCCCCCGCAGAGGACATCAGTGCAGATGACATCTTCATCGCTGTCAAGACCACAAAGAAGTTCCATCAGTCTCGACTGAATCTCCTTCTGGATACCTGGATCTCTAGAAACATGCAGCAG ACATACATCTTCACAGACGGAGAAGATGAGGAGCTGAAGAAGAAAGTTG GGAGTCACGCCATCAACACCAACTGTTCAGCAGCACACAGCCGCCAAGCTCTATCCTGCAAGATGGCTGTGGAGTACGACAAGTTCATTGAGTCTGGGAAAAA GTGGTTTTGTCACGTGGATGATGATAACTATGTTAACATGAGGACTCTGGTGAAGCTGCTGTCCCACTACCCCCACACCCAGGACATGTACATTGGCAAGCCCAGCCTGGACCGGCCCATCGAGGCCACAGAGAGGCTAGGAGACAACAAGATG AGACCAGTAAACTTCTGGTTTGCTACTGGGGGAGCCGGCTTCTGTGTGAGTCGAGGCCTGGCTTTGAAGATGAGCCCATGGGCCAGTGGCGGCCATTTTATGAACACGGCAGAGAAGATTCGTCTGCCTGACGACTGCACCATCGGCTACATCATTGAGTCGGTGCTGGGGGTGCCTCTGACCCGCAGTAACTTTTTCCACTCCCATCTGGAGAACCTGCAACAGGTGTCCAGATCTGAACTTCACAAACAG ATCACATTGAGTTATGGAATGTTTGAGAACAAGAGGAACATCATCAATATGAAAGGGGCTTTCCCTGTGGAGGAAGACCCATCAAG GTTTAAGTCTGTGCACTGTTTGCTGTACCCAGACACCCCTTGGTGTCCGCTTCAGGTTGCCTACTAG